CCTACAACCGGCGTGATCTGGGCCAGGCGCTGCATGGCCGCCTCGAACTGCGCAGGAACCTGAAAGACCATGCGTTCGTCGAGGTTGACGTTCAGTTCCACCGCATCCACGTGATAGCGGCGCAGGATCGGCGAGAGGAAGGCGCTCGAGCTGGTATTGGCATAGTCAACCACCAGATGCATGCTGCGCCCGAAGGCCTCAAGGGCGTCGGAGCGCAGGGCCTTGATGAACGCGTCCATATAGGTCCGATCGATATCCTCGCCGTAGGAAATGCGCCCGATCTCATCCAGGTAGGCGCGGCGGAAGTCCTCGCGAAAAAAGGTGTTTTCGATCTTGCGCTCGGTGGCCGGGGTGATGTCCAGCCCGCGCTCGTCGAAGAATTTGATTTCGATTACGCGATTATCAGAAGGCGAGAGCCGCACATGGATGCCCCCGGCGGCGTGGGTGGCATAGGTATAGTAGCGCGCGACGGGGATGGGGACGTTTTGCAGGTCGCAGACGTTCACGCCAGCGGAGGGCAGGCCGGCGACGATGGCCCGTTTCAGCATGCGCGGCGTGTAGTGAGCGTCGCGGTTAATCGTCACCGTGGAACTGCGCGGCAGGGTCGCGCCAAAGGCTGCTCCGAGCTTGGCGCAGAACTCAGGGGTGATCTCGATGTTCACCAGCCCGGTGACGCCGTGCCGTCCGAAGAGCACCCGGCGGCCCTGGCTTCCCCAGATGATGCTGCTGGAGACGGTGGCCCCCTCATCAACCTCTTTGCTGGGCCAGATCTTCACATTCGGCTGGATGACCGCGCCGGCGCCGATCTGCACTCCATCGCCGACTACGGCGCCCTCGAAGAGCATGGCCCGCTGGCGTATGGTGGATTGCCGCAGCACGATCGCCCCGCGCAGCTCGGCCCGCTCGCCGATGTAGGAGTTGCGCCAGATGATCGAGCGATCGATATTCGCCCGTGTGTCAACGATGGTATAGTCACGAATCACCGACGGCCCGTGGACGATCACCCCGCCTTTGATCTTCACCCCGTTGCCCAGGTAGATCGGCCCGTGGAGCTGAGCGTCAGGCGCGATCTCCACGTCGCCGTAGACCCAGATGTCGCCGCCGATGTTCTGGCCCAGGCGCGGCAGTTTCACCCGCCCGGAGAGGTAGTCGCTGCAGGCTTTCATGTACTCTTCAATCGTGCCCACATCGGTCCAGTAGCCATTGGCGACCACACCCTGGATCTTGTCGCCTTTGTGAAGCATGCGGGGGAAGACGTCCTTCGACCAGTCGGTATACTTGCCGCGTTCGATGTAGGCCAGCACCTCCGGGTTGAGCACATATATGCCCGTATTGACAGTATCCGAGAAGACCTCGCTCCAACTGGGTTTTTCGAGGAACTGGCGCACGCTGCCGTCTTCGTCGGTGATCACGACGCCGTAATCGAGAGGATTGGCGACGCGCGTCAGGGTAATGGTCGCCATGGCTCTGGCGGCCAGGTGGCGCTCGATAATCTCGGTCAGATTGAAGTCGGTCAGCGCGTCGCCGGAGAGCACCAGGAACGGCTCATCGAGCAGATGCTCGGCGTTCTTGACGCTCCCCGCGGTGCCAAGCGGCACCTCTTCAAGGGAATAGGTGATGTTCACGCCATACTGACTGCCATCGCCGTAGTAGTCCTGAATGACATTCGCCAGGTACTGCACGGTAATGATAATGTCAGTAATGCCATGGAGCTTGAGGAGTTCAATAATATGCTGGATGACCGGCCGGTCAACTATGGAAACCATCGGCTTCGGTCGGTTGATCGTGAGCGGTCGCAGGCGGGTTCCCTCGCCGCCAGCCATAACGACAGCCTTCATGGCTGCTCTCCGCTTCGGGGCGCAGGTCCCCGAAGCCTGTTAAAGAGGCTACTGCAACGGCAAGTATAGCACGTGGCCGGGATCGGTCGCAAGGAGGCGCATTCCGGCGCTGCTATTGCAAACGCCTCTGGCCCATGCTATACTCGCGCCGAACACCCGGGGACGTGGCGGAATGGCAGACGCGCATGACTTAGGATCATGTGCCGCAAGGCGTGCGGGTTCAACTCCCGCCGTCCCCACCATTGAGCACTGACCGGAATGATCCGCTGAGGATGCCGAGCCGTGTGGCTCGCTGCGCCCGTGCCGCTGGCGGTGCAGGTCAATCGTTTCGAGAAACGTGGAGCAGTGGAGTTATAGCAATGTTTTCCCACACCTCCACGCCTCCACACCTCCACGCCTCCACGCGACCCCGGACTACCGCGCCAGTTCCTTCAGATCCAGGTTCAGCACCCGCGCGATCTCGCGGAGCGAGTTATAGTAACTGTCCACGCTCGGCAGGTTCAGCGCGGGCGGCGGCAGGTCATACCAGTACCTTAGCCCCGCGACCAGATCGGGATGCTCCTTGACTTCGAGCAGCAGGCTCGTCATTGCCGCCTTGAATGAGGCGGGCAACCGGCTGTTGACGGCAAAGGGAGCATTGGGGATAGGGTCGGTGAAGCCGAGAATGGCCAGGCGCCCCTCAGGACAGCTCTCAAATACCGCGCGGATCTCCTTGGCGGTACGCACCACGCTGCTGAGTTGATCGGGGAAGCCGCAGAACTCGACCTGTCCCTCCCGTTGCAAGCGGTAGAGGTTGGCTTCGAACGTGGCGGCCGCCTGGGTGCGCCCGTTCCACACCGAGAGCACCGCGGTGGGGTGGGAGCCGGCAAACACGGTGCGCATGTCGGTGTCGGGGTTGATCCCCGCCTTGATCAGCCCGGCGCGCGGCGCCAGGTGCCCTGAGGTTGAAGCCGGATCAACGAAGGCGAAACTGGCGCCGCGCAGATCCTCCAGGCGATTGATCCCCGAGCCTTTGCGCGTCACGTAGACGCTGTAGTAGAAACTGGGCGCCGCAGGGTCATAGACCGGGTTGGCCTCGTTCTGCGGATAAACCGCGACCGCCAGCGCCTCCGCCCCCGCCTCCTGCACCGCCAGCACGTAGGCGAAGGGGCCGATCTCCATCGCGTCCACCCGCCCGGCGCGCATGGCTTCAATCACCGCGCTGTAGCTGGCGCCGGTCTGGATCTCCACAGGGATGCCCAGGCGCGCCTCCAGCAGCGCGCGGAAGGGTTCGGCGTTGCGGAGCACCGCGTTGGGGTCATCGCCGCCGAAGAGGCCGATGCGGAAGCGCTCCGGCCAGCCGGCGCGATCCGCGACGATGGTGGGCGCCGGCGTGGGGGTCACCCGCGCGACCGGCGCCGCGCCGCAGGCCGCCAGCAGCGCCGCCAGCCATATGGGGATAAGGGTGGACATAAGCCGGGCCATAGGGGCGAGTCTCCTTGTCTCCTCGTGATCGGGTTTGTAGGAGGGCTGCGCCCTCCCACGTCTTCCCCCTCGTTCTAACTTGACATAATGAAACGATCAAATGATCCGCCTGCGCACCTGGCCGCTCAACCAGTCGATCACCGTCACCACCATGATAACCAGGATCAGCGCGCCAATCAGTTCGCGGTACTGGAAGAGGCTGATATAGGTGGTCAGGATGAAGCCTACCCCGCCCGCGCCGACCAGGCCGAGAATGGTCGCCGAGCGAACGTTATGCTCGAAGAGCAGCAGCGAATAGGAGGCCATGAGCGGCAGGGCCTGGGGCAAGACGCCGTAGACGAAGGTCTGCAGCCGGGTGGCGCCGGTGGCGCGCACGGCCAGTGTTGGCCCCGGGTCAATCGCTTCGATGGCCTCGGCGTAGAGTTTGCCCAGCGCGCCGATGGCCCCGACCCCCAGCGCGAGCACGCCGGCGAAGGGTCCCAACCCGACGGCCGCGACGAAGATCAGGGCGAAGAGAATGTCGGGAATGGCCCGGTTGATGTTCAACAGCAGGCGCGTGCCATGGTAGACCAGGGGATGCGGGGCCAGGTTGCGAGCGGCCAGCAGGCCGAAGGGGAAGGAGAGCATGACCCCGAGGAGCGTGCCGATCACCGCCATGTGCAGCGTTTCGACGATGTACGGCGCGACCCGTGGCAGCGGAACGACAACCTGCGCGTCCGGCGCGCCGGGTACGGCCAGGGTTACCGGTTGCATGTCCCAGCGGGGCGGGAAGATGCGCCGCAGGAAGTCGAGCATCGTAGGCATGCCTTCGACCAGCGCGTCCAGGCTCACCCCGGCGCCTCGCAGTGACCAGAACAGCACGGCCAGGGCGACGACTGCAGCGAGCGTCTGGCGCAGGGTCGGGCGCGGCCAGGGATTGAGCAGTTGCTCGCGTTGGGCCGACGGGGAGCGCGGCGGGGTGTCAGCGGCCATGTGATGTCTCTGCTTCAAGCTCCGCCGCCTCCGCCGCGGGGCGGTCGAAGCGGTAGATCCGCTCCAGGACCGGCGTATCCAGACCCTGCGGCGGACCATCG
This DNA window, taken from Chloroflexaceae bacterium, encodes the following:
- a CDS encoding mannose-1-phosphate guanyltransferase, with product MKAVVMAGGEGTRLRPLTINRPKPMVSIVDRPVIQHIIELLKLHGITDIIITVQYLANVIQDYYGDGSQYGVNITYSLEEVPLGTAGSVKNAEHLLDEPFLVLSGDALTDFNLTEIIERHLAARAMATITLTRVANPLDYGVVITDEDGSVRQFLEKPSWSEVFSDTVNTGIYVLNPEVLAYIERGKYTDWSKDVFPRMLHKGDKIQGVVANGYWTDVGTIEEYMKACSDYLSGRVKLPRLGQNIGGDIWVYGDVEIAPDAQLHGPIYLGNGVKIKGGVIVHGPSVIRDYTIVDTRANIDRSIIWRNSYIGERAELRGAIVLRQSTIRQRAMLFEGAVVGDGVQIGAGAVIQPNVKIWPSKEVDEGATVSSSIIWGSQGRRVLFGRHGVTGLVNIEITPEFCAKLGAAFGATLPRSSTVTINRDAHYTPRMLKRAIVAGLPSAGVNVCDLQNVPIPVARYYTYATHAAGGIHVRLSPSDNRVIEIKFFDERGLDITPATERKIENTFFREDFRRAYLDEIGRISYGEDIDRTYMDAFIKALRSDALEAFGRSMHLVVDYANTSSSAFLSPILRRYHVDAVELNVNLDERMVFQVPAQFEAAMQRLAQITPVVGAHLGARLDTGGERLYIVDDTGARLHPLKALAAVTALAMRANGGGTVAVPVTAPRAFEEIAARYGGRIVRTKAAVSALMQTAAQHPDLLLLGDGTGIYMFPSFFPIADGMFALMKLMELLTVTETRLSEVIAELPPYYMFQTRTPCRWEAKGKVMRLLNEQYAERFTNHIDGIKIELGNEWVLILPDPDGPFFQVIAEGATDEQARILVEKYSGLVTSLQ
- a CDS encoding phosphate/phosphite/phosphonate ABC transporter substrate-binding protein: MARLMSTLIPIWLAALLAACGAAPVARVTPTPAPTIVADRAGWPERFRIGLFGGDDPNAVLRNAEPFRALLEARLGIPVEIQTGASYSAVIEAMRAGRVDAMEIGPFAYVLAVQEAGAEALAVAVYPQNEANPVYDPAAPSFYYSVYVTRKGSGINRLEDLRGASFAFVDPASTSGHLAPRAGLIKAGINPDTDMRTVFAGSHPTAVLSVWNGRTQAAATFEANLYRLQREGQVEFCGFPDQLSSVVRTAKEIRAVFESCPEGRLAILGFTDPIPNAPFAVNSRLPASFKAAMTSLLLEVKEHPDLVAGLRYWYDLPPPALNLPSVDSYYNSLREIARVLNLDLKELAR
- the phnE gene encoding phosphonate ABC transporter, permease protein PhnE — its product is MAADTPPRSPSAQREQLLNPWPRPTLRQTLAAVVALAVLFWSLRGAGVSLDALVEGMPTMLDFLRRIFPPRWDMQPVTLAVPGAPDAQVVVPLPRVAPYIVETLHMAVIGTLLGVMLSFPFGLLAARNLAPHPLVYHGTRLLLNINRAIPDILFALIFVAAVGLGPFAGVLALGVGAIGALGKLYAEAIEAIDPGPTLAVRATGATRLQTFVYGVLPQALPLMASYSLLLFEHNVRSATILGLVGAGGVGFILTTYISLFQYRELIGALILVIMVVTVIDWLSGQVRRRII